In Candidatus Manganitrophus morganii, the genomic window AGATCCCGGATCTCTCCGACCAGAATGACATTCGGATCTTGCCGGAGGATCGATCGGAGACAATTGGCGAAGGAGAGTCCGATATCGGGTTTTACCTGAATTTGATTCAATCCCTCGATGTTGTACTCGATCGGATCTTCCACCGTCATGATGTTGATCTCTTCGGAACGGATCTGATTGATGAAGGAATAGAGCGTTGACGTCTTCCCGCTCCCGGTCGGGCCTGAAACGAGAAGGATGCCTTGCCGTTTCTGAGAGAATTGGAGAAGCTGTTGGTAATCCTTCTCGGACAGTCCGAGAATCTCCATGTTCACGGGGGTCGCCGACTGGTCAAGGATCCGGATCACCACCTTTTCGCCATACTGCGTCGGGAGGGTGGCGATTCGAAGGTCGATGTCATGGTTATCGAGCCGGACGCGGATCGCGCCGTCCTGAGGAAGGCGGCGTTCGGAGATATCGAGAGAGGCGAGAATCTTGATCCGGGAGACAACCGCCCCCTGGACCCATTTGGGGAGACTCATCTCCTCCTTCAAAATCCCGTCGACCCTGAACCGAACGGAAACTTTGTTCCGCTGCGAATCGATGTGGACGTCGCTCGCCCGCGCTTTCATCGCCTTAAGAAGAATCAGATTGAAGAGCCGGATAATCGGGGCCATCTGGCTCTTATCCCTGAGATCCTCGGAAGGGGCCACTTCCGATTGCGAGATGACCGGGACAATTTCAAGATACGAATCTTTGAAGGCGTCGGTGGTCTCTTCGACGATATTCTCCACCGAGTCCTCCAGATGGTAGTGCTGCTCGATCGCCTTGACGATCTCTTTTCGGGTGGAGATCAGCGGTTTTACTTCCAAGTTGGTGTTGAAGCCGATATCTTTGATGCATTCATAATCGAGGGGATCGACCATCGCCACCGAGAGTTGCCTTTTATCGACGTTGATCGGGACACAGTGATATTTGCGCGCCAGATTCTCCGGGACGATGGCGATCGCCTCCGGCTCGATGGGGGTGCTTTCGAGCGAGATGTATTGAATGCCGAGTTGATGGGCGAGGGTATTTGCGATATCAAACTCGGTCACAAGCTTCAGTTCGATAAGGGTGACCCCCATCCGCTTGCCGGTCCGTTTCTGCTCCTCGACCGCCATCTGAAGGTCGGCCTCGGTGATCAGTCCGGAAGAGCAG contains:
- the tadA gene encoding Flp pilus assembly complex ATPase component TadA, whose amino-acid sequence is MKEPSFTKKRIGDLLCSSGLITEADLQMAVEEQKRTGKRMGVTLIELKLVTEFDIANTLAHQLGIQYISLESTPIEPEAIAIVPENLARKYHCVPINVDKRQLSVAMVDPLDYECIKDIGFNTNLEVKPLISTRKEIVKAIEQHYHLEDSVENIVEETTDAFKDSYLEIVPVISQSEVAPSEDLRDKSQMAPIIRLFNLILLKAMKARASDVHIDSQRNKVSVRFRVDGILKEEMSLPKWVQGAVVSRIKILASLDISERRLPQDGAIRVRLDNHDIDLRIATLPTQYGEKVVIRILDQSATPVNMEILGLSEKDYQQLLQFSQKRQGILLVSGPTGSGKTSTLYSFINQIRSEEINIMTVEDPIEYNIEGLNQIQVKPDIGLSFANCLRSILRQDPNVILVGEIRDLETAEIAFRAAMTGHFVISTIHTNDAIATIVRLLDMGIPRYIIANTLVGIVAQRLVRKICSKCKEAAPVFEEGIRKLSKRASPLSPSDSYRGKGCAQCNFTGFRGRTGIFEVLPFSTKIREMIASGGTEEEIRWAIEGQGVTTMGEDGLTKVKQGVTTLEEVLRVIEVEEEIRILCPGCQKAIHLDFVICPHCRHEIQSNCSCCKRHLKADWLVCPYCKKER